The genomic interval CGAGCATCATCGCCCGCACGCCGTCCTCGAGCTGCTGCCACATCGCGGGGCCCTGGTTGGGCGGGATCCATCCGTCCGCGTCGCTCGACATCGCGTTGTGCGTGGTCGCGTAGGCCACGTCGTCGAAGGGCCGATCGCAGAGCGACGCGTGCCCGTTGCACACGAGGGGCGTCGGGAGTCCGTCCGCCGGCTCGCAGCGCGGCCCCGCGTCGACGCCCGTGTCCCGCCCCGCGTCCCTCGTGACGCCCGCGTCGTCGCCGCCCTCCGCGCCGCAGGCGGACGCGACGAAGACGACGAACGCACAGGAGGCGAGACGCGAGGGACGCACGACGCCAAGGTACCCCAACACGCCCGCGCGCTCAGGGCGCGTTCAGGCGCCGTCGGCCGCGGAGGCGCTTGATCTCCGCCTCGCGCCGGCTGGCGTCGCCGCGGCTCTCGAACGGCCCCCGCCGCGCGGCCACGGTCCAGGGCCGCCCCGCGCGAGTGGACCGCGCGCCGCCGACGAGCGCACCGTTGTGCTGGCGCAGCCGGCGCGCGACGTCGGTGGTGATGCCCACGTACGTGCGGGCGCCGTCGGCCGAGAGCAGCACGTAGACCCACCACTGACCGCCGTCCGACACGCGCCGGATCGTACCAGGGCGCCGATCAGTTGGCGCCGATCAGTTGGCAAAGGCGACGCTGCCCGACGGGAGGTTCGACGCGGCCGCGTTGGCCATCTCCTGCGTGTCGGGCGCCATCACGTCGTCGATGGTCATGTCGACGAGCGGCTTGATCACGAACGGCATCGGGCTGTCGTCCGGCACGGGCTCGACGCTGATGACGGCCGCGTACCCGCCGGTGAGCACGATCGCGGGATCGATGAAGTCCTGCCCCGGGAAGGGCGGGCTGCCGTCGGGTCCCGCGGTCTCGCCCGCGCCGTCGGCGTCCGCCGCGTCGACCGCGCCGAAGGTGCCGGTGGACACGGGGCCGTCCGCGCCCGCGACCCAGCCCTCGTAGACCCAGCCCTCCGGCAGCGCGGGCAAGCTCAGCCCGGGTGCCATGCCGTCCGCGCCCGGCACGAGCCACCAGATGCCCTGCGCGTAGTCGTCCGCCACGTCGCCGCTGGTCGGCGTCTCGAGGATGTAGACGCCGGTGGCGTCGGCGAAGTCGGTGCCGATCGCCGCCGCGTGCGCGGTGGAGAGGCTGGCCACGCCGTCCGCCAGGTCGCCGGCGAGGATGTGCACCGCGGACGGCGCCGGGTCGTCGCCCTCGATGGGCTCGATGGTCAGGACGTAGGCGGCGGCCGTGTCGGCGACCATCGCGTCGATCTCGAAGGCGGCGGGGATGGGGTTGGCGTCCGCGTCCACGGTGAAGCGGCCCGCGCTGACGGGCGCGCCGTCGACGATGAGCCAGCTCTCGTATTCGTAGCCGTCGCCGAGCTGCGGCAGGCCGCTGAACCCGAGGCTCATCGTGGTGGTGCCGGTCTCGTCGGAGCAGGCGCTCGTGATCAGAGCGAGCGCCGCAAGCAGGGTCCAAGTACGCATGTTTCTTCCTCTCCAGACCCGGACTCCCGCCCGGATCGCGTTGCCTGTTCGACCCGCCTACGCCGGCCGCGGAGAGGCGTTTCATGAGATTCGTTAGAAAGAACATGACAAACCGTTCGAATGATTCGCACGAACGGGTCAGACTCCCGGCGTGGATCGCGCCGCACGTCTGAGGAGCCTCTGGAGCTGGCTGCCGGTCTTCCGGGTGGTGGCCGAGACCGAGCACCTGCCCACCGCCTCCGAGGTCCTTCACGTCACGGCGTCGAGCCTGTCGCGCACCGTGCGCCTGCTCGAGGAGGACGTCGGCCAGCGGCTCTTCGAGCGCGAGGGCCGCGGGCTCACGTTGAACCCCGCGGGGGAGGACCTGCTGCGCGCGGTGCGGGACGCGATGCGGCGGGTCGACGAGGCGCTCCTGCAGCTGGGCCCCGGGCGAATGGTGGGGGAGGTGCGCGTCTCCGTGCCCGGCCCGTTCGCGCCGATCTACGTGCTGCCCGCCCTCGGGGTGCTCGCCCGGGAACACCCGCGGCTGCACCCGCGGGTCGTGAGCGTGCCCGACCCGGAGGTGGCGGGCGCGCTCGAGCGGGGGGAGATCGACGTCGCGGTGCTCGAGGCGGCGGCCCCGCGCGACACCCTGAGCCTGAAGACGCTCGCCGAGGTCCCGCACGCGCTGTGCTGCGGCCCCACCCATCCCCTGGCCGCGCGACGCCGCCCATCGGCGCGCGAGATCGAGGCGCACGTGTTCGTGGCGCCCACCGCGCTCCCGGACGGCGCGGTGCCGGACCGATGGCCTCCCGAGCTGCCGCGCACGATCGGGCTCTCGGTGCACCAGATGCAGGTCGGCGTGGACGCGTGCGCGTCGGGCGCCTACCTGGCCGTCCTGCCCTGGCCCGTGGCGGAGCGCGCGGGGCTCGTGCGCCTGCGGCCGCTCTCGTCGAGCACGCTCTACGTCATGCACCGCCCCACCCTCGACCCCGAGGGCCGCACCGAGGCGGTGGTCGACGCGCTCCTGAGCGGGCCCGCCTGATATCCTCGCGGCCGATGCCGCCGCCGATCGCGACGATGCGGAGCAAGCTGGTGCCGCTCGCGCTCGCATACGCGGCGGAGCGGGGCGTCGACGTGACGGCGCTCGCCGCGGCGCTCGCGATCCCGGACGCCCTGCGCGATCCGGCGGCCTGGTCGATGGATCGGCCCGCGCTGCCGATCGACCGGGTCGTGACCCTGATGGAGCGACTCTCGGAGGCGCTCGAAGATCCTCGCTTCGGGGAGCGCCTCGCCGCGTCGCTGCCCCGCGGGGTGTACGGGGTGGTGGAGCTCGCGGCCCGCGCGGCGCCTTCGCTCGGCGCGGCGGCGGAGCGGCTGGTGCGCTACCAGCGCCTGATCAACGACGCGGTGGTCTACGGGATCGAGCGGCGCGGAGACACGATCGAGCTCGTCCATCACGTGCCCGGCCGCCCCGACGCGGTGGGCCGACACGCGAACCTCTTCACCGTCTCGCTGCTCGCACGCCTCTTCCGGGAGCTCGGCGGCGACGCGATGCGACCCGCGGCGATCGAGCTGGCCCACCGCGAGCCGGCTCCGCTCTCCGCGCTCGCGGAGCGGCTCGACGTCCCGCGCGTCCGTCACGGCGCGGGGCGCAACGCCCTCGTCTACCCCACGGCGGCGATGGAGCGCCCGGTCCAGGCCGCCGATCCCGCGCTCCTGGCCGTGCTCGACGACTACGCCACCCTGCTGCTCCCCGAGGAGGCGCCCGCGCCGGGCTGGAGTGGACGCGCGAGGGCGTGGCTGCGCGGCGCGCTCGCGGGCGGCGCGCCGAGCCTCGCCGACACCGCCCGGCAGCTCGGGACGACCGCGCGCAACCTCCAGCGCCAGCTCGCGAGCGAGGGCACCAGCCACTCGGAGCTGCTCGAGGGGCTGCGTGAGGCCGAGGCCCGACGGCTGCTCGCCGACACGGAGCTGTCGCTCGGCGAGGTGACCTTCTTGCTCGGCTACTCGCACCCGCGCGCGCTGGTCCGCGCCTTCGGCCGCTGGACCGGCGAGAGCCCGCAGCGCTGGCG from Sandaracinaceae bacterium carries:
- a CDS encoding LysR family transcriptional regulator; translated protein: MDRAARLRSLWSWLPVFRVVAETEHLPTASEVLHVTASSLSRTVRLLEEDVGQRLFEREGRGLTLNPAGEDLLRAVRDAMRRVDEALLQLGPGRMVGEVRVSVPGPFAPIYVLPALGVLAREHPRLHPRVVSVPDPEVAGALERGEIDVAVLEAAAPRDTLSLKTLAEVPHALCCGPTHPLAARRRPSAREIEAHVFVAPTALPDGAVPDRWPPELPRTIGLSVHQMQVGVDACASGAYLAVLPWPVAERAGLVRLRPLSSSTLYVMHRPTLDPEGRTEAVVDALLSGPA
- a CDS encoding AraC family transcriptional regulator ligand-binding domain-containing protein — translated: MPPPIATMRSKLVPLALAYAAERGVDVTALAAALAIPDALRDPAAWSMDRPALPIDRVVTLMERLSEALEDPRFGERLAASLPRGVYGVVELAARAAPSLGAAAERLVRYQRLINDAVVYGIERRGDTIELVHHVPGRPDAVGRHANLFTVSLLARLFRELGGDAMRPAAIELAHREPAPLSALAERLDVPRVRHGAGRNALVYPTAAMERPVQAADPALLAVLDDYATLLLPEEAPAPGWSGRARAWLRGALAGGAPSLADTARQLGTTARNLQRQLASEGTSHSELLEGLREAEARRLLADTELSLGEVTFLLGYSHPRALVRAFGRWTGESPQRWRSALRV
- a CDS encoding anti-sigma factor: MRTWTLLAALALITSACSDETGTTTMSLGFSGLPQLGDGYEYESWLIVDGAPVSAGRFTVDADANPIPAAFEIDAMVADTAAAYVLTIEPIEGDDPAPSAVHILAGDLADGVASLSTAHAAAIGTDFADATGVYILETPTSGDVADDYAQGIWWLVPGADGMAPGLSLPALPEGWVYEGWVAGADGPVSTGTFGAVDAADADGAGETAGPDGSPPFPGQDFIDPAIVLTGGYAAVISVEPVPDDSPMPFVIKPLVDMTIDDVMAPDTQEMANAAASNLPSGSVAFAN
- a CDS encoding GIY-YIG nuclease family protein; translated protein: MSDGGQWWVYVLLSADGARTYVGITTDVARRLRQHNGALVGGARSTRAGRPWTVAARRGPFESRGDASRREAEIKRLRGRRRLNAP